From the Bradyrhizobium ontarionense genome, the window TAGAGCGCCGCAGCCGATGCCGGCGAGCTCACGAAGATCCGGCGCAGCGATGTCGACCAGTTCATGCCCGGTCTCCGAAATAGGCGTTGATGCGCGCCTCGATATGGAAACGTTCTCCCGCTTCTCCGGCGGTTCGAGTCGTCGGCGCGTAGAACGTCGCGCGGCTGAATTGCGGCGACTGCTCGATCAGTCGGATCAGTGCGGGCGCGTCCTGCGTCACGCCGGAAATCTGCAGACGATCATTCTCGACGTGCAGTTCGATCACGTAGGTGCCATCCGGCAGGATCTGCGACAGCGTATCGAGGACGATCACGCTCGCCGGGCTGGTCTGCTTGCGCTTGGCGAGAAGCCCGTCCGCGGCGGTGGCCCCGATCGCGGGCCGCAAGGCCGTGCGCAGCCGCGTCACCTGCGCCTGCGCGTCCTCCAGTTCGCCGCCGAGATACCCGCCCATCAACATCGTGGCCATCAGGAGCACGGCGGTTGCCGCTGCCACCGACAGCCAGGCGAATTTGAGCACGCGTCCGAGATCGCGACCGCCGGCGAGTGCCGAGCGGAGCGACGCCTTGAAGATCTGGATCGGCGCCGTATCGGGTAAGCCATCGCCGGCGAACACCACGATTTTCGCCGCGCCAACCTCATCGGCGAAGGCCAGCAGCGGTTGGACCAAGGCGCGCGGCGTTGCCGCCAGCGTCAGCGCGATCC encodes:
- a CDS encoding PilN domain-containing protein, whose translation is MKLTETLERGLTVWTAAVGTAVEAVADRQLSRPQVRVKYDRPDSVVLTVQAPAKGKPALPQTIMNFAEGSPRGGLSPEWLRLLRGCSLEVQLAAENVLVRPLDFPKQAEPFLDGMIRTQIGRLTPWNLDQALYGFNVPRAAGNDRIALTLAATPRALVQPLLAFADEVGAAKIVVFAGDGLPDTAPIQIFKASLRSALAGGRDLGRVLKFAWLSVAAATAVLLMATMLMGGYLGGELEDAQAQVTRLRTALRPAIGATAADGLLAKRKQTSPASVIVLDTLSQILPDGTYVIELHVENDRLQISGVTQDAPALIRLIEQSPQFSRATFYAPTTRTAGEAGERFHIEARINAYFGDRA